From the Nocardiopsis changdeensis genome, one window contains:
- a CDS encoding Na+/H+ antiporter — MGVEEYVVGTLVVVVAVIIGRLIAMRLRIPDAIVLVVLGMALGLLPGVDSLTIAPEIVLLVFLPPLIYNAAFFTSPKDFRELLRPIVVMAVGVTLVTALGLAAVVYFLIPAVGWPAAIALGAAIAPTDAVAASAILKRVGTPRRVLTILEGESLINDAVALTLFSLALTAMSHPLTPAEGVLELAKVVVGGLAFGALVAWLVAWSRRLIEDSSVQLMIVLITPFAAYVPSEMLGFSGVLSAALAGIVLGTRGEGLLPPKVRVTAQTLWQTLVAVLESMLFVLLGLQLDAVITAVREHYSFPRLVLVALLVTVTAVVLRMGLMMAVIPLQRVIPFLNLEVSSFRERVVIGWSGMRGAVSLAIALSLPATVGGEPFTERGGLIFVAGVVVMGTLMGQGLSLPLVLRRLGVGGGDSHRKEFLIADHAMSCAALSKVDELQTSGEVDAGTAESLRSAYSRRVGEVQALLDEDDSAFERAESVKAVHAQILDARRDTLRALYREGRIDHAVFQSLSRDMDLGESKGGPFQSG, encoded by the coding sequence ATGGGCGTCGAAGAGTACGTGGTCGGCACGCTGGTGGTCGTGGTGGCGGTGATCATCGGCCGGCTGATCGCCATGAGGCTGCGGATACCGGACGCGATCGTCCTGGTGGTGCTGGGCATGGCGCTGGGGCTGCTGCCCGGCGTGGACTCGCTGACGATCGCCCCCGAGATCGTGCTGCTGGTGTTCCTGCCGCCGCTGATCTACAACGCCGCGTTCTTCACCTCCCCCAAGGACTTCCGGGAGCTGCTCCGGCCGATCGTGGTCATGGCGGTCGGGGTGACCCTGGTGACGGCGCTGGGGCTGGCCGCGGTCGTCTACTTCCTCATCCCGGCGGTGGGCTGGCCCGCGGCGATCGCCCTGGGGGCGGCGATCGCGCCGACGGACGCGGTGGCGGCGTCCGCGATCCTCAAGCGGGTGGGCACGCCCCGGCGGGTGCTGACGATCCTGGAGGGCGAGTCGCTGATCAACGACGCGGTCGCGCTCACCCTGTTCAGCCTGGCGCTGACGGCGATGTCGCATCCGCTGACCCCGGCCGAGGGCGTCCTGGAGCTGGCGAAGGTCGTGGTGGGCGGGCTGGCGTTCGGCGCGCTGGTGGCGTGGCTGGTGGCCTGGTCGCGCAGGCTGATCGAGGACTCCTCCGTCCAGCTGATGATCGTGCTGATCACCCCGTTCGCGGCCTACGTCCCCTCGGAGATGCTGGGCTTCTCGGGGGTGCTGTCGGCGGCGCTGGCCGGGATCGTGCTGGGCACCCGGGGCGAGGGCCTGCTGCCGCCGAAGGTGCGGGTGACCGCGCAGACGCTGTGGCAGACCCTGGTGGCGGTGCTGGAGTCCATGCTGTTCGTGCTGCTGGGCCTGCAGCTGGACGCGGTGATCACAGCCGTCCGCGAGCACTACTCGTTCCCGCGGCTGGTGCTGGTGGCGCTGCTGGTGACGGTCACGGCGGTAGTCCTGCGGATGGGGCTGATGATGGCGGTGATCCCGCTGCAACGGGTGATCCCCTTCCTCAACCTGGAGGTGTCGTCCTTCCGGGAGAGGGTCGTCATCGGGTGGAGCGGGATGCGCGGCGCCGTGTCGCTGGCGATCGCGCTGTCGCTGCCCGCGACCGTCGGGGGCGAGCCGTTCACCGAGCGCGGGGGGCTGATCTTCGTCGCCGGGGTGGTGGTGATGGGCACGCTGATGGGCCAGGGGCTCAGCCTGCCCCTGGTGCTGCGCAGGCTGGGGGTGGGCGGCGGGGACTCCCACCGGAAGGAGTTCCTGATCGCCGACCACGCGATGAGCTGCGCGGCGCTGAGCAAGGTGGACGAGCTCCAGACCTCCGGGGAGGTCGACGCCGGGACCGCGGAGTCGCTGCGGAGCGCGTACTCCCGGCGGGTGGGCGAGGTGCAGGCGCTGCTGGACGAGGACGACTCGGCGTTCGAGCGGGCGGAGAGCGTCAAGGCCGTGCACGCGCAGATCCTGGACGCCCGCCGCGACACCCTGAGGGCGCTCTACCGGGAAGGGCGCATCGACCACGCGGTCTTCCAGTCGCTCAGCAGGGACATGGACCTCGGCGAGAGCAAGGGCGGGCCGTTCCAGAGCGGGTGA
- a CDS encoding glycosyl hydrolase family 18 protein yields MNRHRSRSPRAKALVAGAFALLTAAFAIGAAQLPAGPTEAETVAAEEAAVQANGQWLTGYWHNFDNGSTVMPLSEIPSEYNLVAVAFADNHPSLPGGITFNLASGELDGYTDAQFRADIAAIQAQGRKVIISVGGERGNVIVSNPTQAQNFADTTYALMQDYGFDGVDIDLEHGINAQYMTDALRDLHGQAGNDLIITMAPQTIDFQAPTMGYYQLASNISDILTIVNMQYYNSGTMMGCDQKVYSQGTPDFVAALACIQLEMGLAPSQVGLGLPATPRAAGGGHMAPSQVVRALDCLEAGTNCGSFSPATPYGPIGGVMTWSINWDATNGYAFANTISDRLAQGPGTGPTNPPTDPPTDPPTNPPGDCTAPAWASGTVYNGGNVVSHNGSEWRAQWWTQGEEPGTTGEWGVWRLVGAC; encoded by the coding sequence ATGAACCGTCACCGAAGCCGTTCCCCCCGGGCGAAAGCCCTGGTGGCCGGGGCTTTCGCGCTCCTGACCGCCGCCTTCGCCATCGGCGCCGCCCAGCTCCCCGCAGGCCCCACCGAGGCCGAGACCGTGGCCGCAGAGGAGGCCGCCGTGCAGGCGAACGGGCAGTGGCTGACCGGCTACTGGCACAACTTCGACAACGGCTCCACCGTCATGCCGCTGTCGGAGATCCCCTCCGAGTACAACCTCGTCGCCGTCGCCTTCGCCGACAACCACCCGAGCCTCCCCGGCGGCATCACGTTCAACCTGGCCAGCGGCGAACTGGACGGGTACACCGACGCGCAGTTCCGCGCCGACATCGCGGCCATCCAGGCCCAGGGCCGCAAGGTGATCATCTCCGTCGGCGGCGAGCGCGGGAACGTGATCGTCTCCAACCCGACCCAGGCGCAGAACTTCGCCGACACCACGTACGCGCTGATGCAGGACTACGGGTTCGACGGCGTCGACATCGACCTCGAGCACGGCATCAACGCCCAGTACATGACGGACGCGCTGCGCGACCTGCACGGCCAGGCCGGGAACGACCTGATCATCACGATGGCGCCGCAGACGATCGACTTCCAGGCCCCCACCATGGGGTACTACCAGCTGGCGTCGAACATCTCCGACATCCTCACCATCGTCAACATGCAGTACTACAACTCCGGCACGATGATGGGCTGCGACCAGAAGGTCTACTCCCAGGGCACGCCCGACTTCGTCGCCGCCCTGGCCTGCATCCAGCTGGAGATGGGCCTGGCCCCGAGCCAGGTCGGCCTGGGGCTGCCGGCCACGCCCCGCGCCGCCGGCGGCGGGCACATGGCCCCGAGCCAGGTCGTCCGCGCCCTCGACTGCCTGGAGGCCGGGACCAACTGCGGCAGCTTCTCCCCCGCCACCCCGTACGGCCCCATCGGCGGCGTGATGACCTGGTCCATCAACTGGGACGCCACCAACGGCTACGCGTTCGCGAACACCATCTCCGACCGCCTGGCACAGGGCCCCGGGACCGGGCCCACCAACCCGCCGACGGACCCGCCCACCGACCCGCCGACGAACCCGCCCGGCGACTGCACCGCCCCCGCCTGGGCCTCCGGCACCGTCTACAACGGCGGCAACGTGGTCTCCCACAACGGCTCCGAATGGCGAGCCCAGTGGTGGACGC